A segment of the Bacillus pseudomycoides genome:
GCCTATCAGCACCGCCCCTTCCAATTTTCGACATAGAATGGATTCCATATTAATTTACACTTTGTACAAATACACGCTTTAATTGTTTACGGAAACGAACTCCTAACGTAATTGCTGCAATTATAATCACTCCGAAGATAATTTTCCCAATGTGCTGTCCAAGTACTCCAAAGATATCATGTACGTTTCCACCTAACCAATAACCACCGATCAAGAAGAAAGATACCCAGAATAGAGCGCCAGAGTAGATCGTAATCGCAAAACGACGGAACGGTAAATTAATGATTCCTGCAAAGTATCCAGTAAAGTGACGAACGCCTGGAATAAAGAACCCGATAAAAATAAGGAAATATCCATATTTATCGAACCACATTCTCGTTAAATCAATTTTTTTTTGTGTTAAAAACACATATTTACCATACTTCTGCACAAAAGGCATACCTAGTTTATTCCCTAAAAAATACTGAATTGTCATCCCAACACTTGTACCAA
Coding sequences within it:
- a CDS encoding DedA family protein, with the translated sequence MEWVHELFQQYGYYVVLVGLLLEYIALPFPGEPTLAYAGYLAHTGELQLPLLIILSLIGTSVGMTIQYFLGNKLGMPFVQKYGKYVFLTQKKIDLTRMWFDKYGYFLIFIGFFIPGVRHFTGYFAGIINLPFRRFAITIYSGALFWVSFFLIGGYWLGGNVHDIFGVLGQHIGKIIFGVIIIAAITLGVRFRKQLKRVFVQSVN